In Coccidioides posadasii str. Silveira chromosome 4, complete sequence, one genomic interval encodes:
- the SNF4 gene encoding AMP-activated serine/threonine-protein kinase regulatory subunit (BUSCO:265302at4751~EggNog:ENOG410PGV3~COG:C~BUSCO:8848at33183), whose translation MMPDEALTRPHATASTKSSHPASNLGSSPYGTSRSGHEAGFVQPSSYLRPRAASRPIAPVERPVDREERQALWHIRDFLKSHTSYDVLPLSFRLIVFDTSLSVKESLNILIQNGIVSAPLWDSHTSTFAGLLTTSDYINVIQYYFQNPAALAKIDQFRLSSLREIERALGVAPPETISIDPEKPLYQACRYMLSSRARRIPLVSYDSQTDRPLVVSVVTQYRILKFMAVNVPQTQSLRKPLKEIGLGTYKNIVTASIDTPVIDIIHKLVERSISSVPIVNSEGVVYNVFEAVDVITLIKGGVYDDLSLPVGEALKKRSPDFPGIYTCSVEDGLDTILDTLRKSRVHRFIVVDEFFRLKGVLTLSDILHYLVIEGELDEP comes from the exons ATGATGCCGGATGAGGCTCTGACTCGACCACATGCGACGGCTTCCACAAAATCTTCACATCCCGCCTCGAACCTGGGCTCATCGCCTTACGGCACATCCAGAAGCGGTCACGAGGCGGGATTTGTGCAGCCGTCGTCCTACCTGCGACCGAGAGCTGCCTCCCGACCAATTGCTCCTGTTGAAAGGCCCGTTGACCGTGAAGAACGACAAGCTCTG TGGCATATCCGAGATTTCTTGAAAAGTCACACCAGTTATGATGTTTTACCTCTCAGCTTCCGCCTTATTGTGTTTGATACTTCCTTGTCAGTCAAAGAGAGTCTGAATATTCTCATACAAAATG GCATCGTTTCCGCTCCTCTTTGGGATTCGCACACGTCGACATTTGCCGGCTTGCTTACCACCTCCGACTACATAAATGTTATTCAGTATTATTTTCAGAACCCTGCCGCGCTGGCGAAAATAGATCAGTTTCGGTTAAGCAGCCTCCGAG AAATCGAAAGAGCACTTGGTGTTGCTCCGCCAGAAACGATCTCGATCGATCCCGAAAAGCCCCTTTATCAAGCATGCCGGTACATGCTATCTTCAAGGGCGCGTAGGATACCGCTAGTGTCATACGACAGTCAGACCGACAGACCTCTCGTTGTCAGCGTCGTCACACAGTATCGAATTCTGAAGTTTATGGCGGTTAACGTGCCCCAGACGCAGAGCCTACGTAAACCACTTAAAGAAATCGGCTTGGGAACATACAAGAATATTGTTACGGCGTCAATCGATACGCCGGTTATCGACATTATCCATAAGCTGGTTGAGCGCAGCATCTCCAGTGTTCCAATTGTCAACTCGGAAG GTGTTGTCTACAATGTGTTTGAAGCCGTTGACGTCATCACGTTAATAAAGGGAGGAGTTTATGACGATCTGAGCCTCCCCGTCGGAGAGGCACTGAAAAAGCGTTCACCG GATTTCCCCGGTATCTATACGTGCTCTGTTGAAGATGGCCTCGATACTATTCTCGACACCCTTCGGAAATCTCGAGTTCACCGGTTCATCGTAGTTGACGAATTCTTTCGACTAAAAGGCGTTCTTACACTCAGTGACATCCTTCACTATCTAGTCATCGAGGGTGAACTGGACGAACCTTAA
- a CDS encoding uncharacterized protein (EggNog:ENOG410PFPC~COG:I~TransMembrane:1 (o267-287i)~BUSCO:8690at33183): MLRTMEAPKEESAAPVEPQQQPETPEDAKEEKTDNENQATTTTDNKPNEKKSFADTLPLSAADGLIKTLFPRPLDDCRPPSPPELTAEEQTKYETVLKAVSEWTTIPTTSSKNAPTEPLTDDERIFLTRECLLRYLRATKWNVADAIQRLQATLTWRREYGVKEHTQEYISVENETGKQIILGFDNSGRPCLYLNPARQNTEHSDRQIQHLVFMLERVIDLMGPDQESLALLVNFKQTRSGQNATIGQGRQTLHILQNHYPERLGRALVINMPLVILGFMKLITPFIDPRTREKLKFNEDLRQHVPPAQLWKAVNGDVEFEYDHSSYWPALNALAAQRREEYRERWNKGGKLVGEHENYLKGGPGKSRAETEAPNTARVEEKLEQLDVTDSPAAPAQPVAA, encoded by the exons ATGTTGAGGACAATGGAAGCGCCAAAGGAGGAATCTGCTGCCCCTGTCGAACCTCAGCAGCAACCGGAGACGCCGGAGGATGCAAAGGAGGAAAAAACGGATAATGAAAACCAAGCAACGACGACAACAGATAACAAACCAAATGAGAAAAAATCTTTCGCTGATACTCTTCCCCTCTCGGCTGCCGATGGCCTCATCAAAACTCTTTTTCCCCGACCTCTCGACGACTGCAGGCCTCCATCTCCCCCTGAATTGACCGCCGAGGAGCAGACGAAGTATGAGACCGTGTTGAAAGCAGTCTCCGAGTGGACGACGATTCCGACTACGTCTTCCAAAAATGCACCAACCGAACCTCTTACAGATGATGAGCGAATATTCCTTACCCGAGAATGCTTACTCCGGTACCTTCGTGCCACAAAGTGGAATGTCGCGGATGCTATCCAGCGCCTCCAGGCAACTTTAACGTGGAGACGGGAATACGGTGTTAAAGAACATACTCAAGAATACATCTCGGTTGAAAATGAGACTGGGAAACAAATTATCCTAGGTTTTGACAACAGTGGTCGCCCCTGTCTATACTTGAACCCAGCAAGACAAAATACCGAGCACAGCGATCGCCAGATACAGCACCTTGTGTTTATGCTGGAACGGGTAATTGATCTGATGGGACCGGATCAAGAATCCCTCGCGCTGCTGGTCAATTTCAAGCAGACAAGATCCGGGCAAAACGCCACAATCGGTCAAGGCAGGCAGACCCTTCATATTCTCCAGAATCACTACCCTGAGCGTTTGGGACGGGCCCTGGTAATTAACA TGCCTCTCGTCATTCTGGGATTTATGAAACTAATTACACCGTTCATCGACCCACGGACTCGTGAAAAATTAAAGTTTAACGAGGATCTTCGACAACATGTCCCTCCTGCTCAACTCTGGAAGGCTGTCAATGGAGATGTCGAATTTGAATATGACCATTCTAGCTACTGGCCAGCGCTTAATGCCCTCGCCGCCCAGCGGAGAGAAGAGTACCGCGAAAGGTGGAATAAAGGAGGTAAACTTGTGGGTGAGCACGAAAACTATCTTAAAGGAGGACCGGGCAAGAGCCGTGCGGAGACCGAAGCGCCCAATACTGCTAGAGTCGAAGAGAAATTGGAGCAGTTGGATGTTACCGATTCACCCGCCGCCCCAGCCCAGCCCGTGGCGGCATAA
- the POL12 gene encoding DNA-directed DNA polymerase alpha subunit pol12 (BUSCO:130976at4751~EggNog:ENOG410PHS1~COG:L~BUSCO:3210at33183), translating into MDEITAELNELFAGGSPDGLPQDVLAELRSIMDIHALSPQELFFKWESYSMKMGEETQLNLDTARALKQDIQDTLERESRGKGHLRPSEKRSMASAAPRALGNNQDVFDMLGDLVPNTPHTAAKPVKRKAGFDTPLTSKVSKGGDFSSPLNARTPIKLSGGASNLPAPTPFSERKNNGEILETLNPNLPAAQAPVAPYSEARIKLAANTDIKKFSYKPMAMKLSECSEVLDDRIDEFAAVYQKQHSSDDTPFGNAAHQSTRKVIAVGRIASDSMEGRLNTASLVFEMSRRTGAGLRVPLKVDSLPSVQLFPGQIVAIKGINASGEYFSALEVLQPPFLPPAASSPEIISSINERLSESGSAPLNILVASGPYTTDDNLNFEPLNELCAKAAEQSIDTLVLTGPFLDIEHPLIATGDFDLPEINGLDPDTATLSVLFRYCISRPLHRLAMAVPSITIVLVPSVRDAVNRHVSWPQDMLPRLELGLPKQVRMVPNPVTISLNESVFGLCSYDVLYELRREEVLGGKPTEGNLLTRLSRYLIEQRHFSPVFPPSAREHLPKSGTENGIATGAMLDLRYLKLGEWWNVQPDVLIIPSVLPPFVKVIEGVLVINPGTVSKRRGPGTYAQLAVHPRVLTEEEQDAKYINHRLFERARVDIIRI; encoded by the exons ATGGACGAAATTACAGCGGAGCTCAATGAGCTTTTTGCGGGAGGTAGTCCTGACGGACTGCCTCAAGATGTGCTTGCGGAGCTTCGATCCATTATGGATATTCACGCACTATCCCCGCAAGAACTGTTCTTTAAATGGGAATCATACTCCATGAAGATGGGGGAAGAGACACAATTGAACTTGGACACAGCGCGTGCATTGAAACAAGATATTCAGGATACGCTGGAACGGGAATCAAGAGGAAAAGGTCACCTAAGACCATCAGAAAAAAGGAGCATGGCTTCTGCGGCTCCTCGTGCCCTTGGAAATAACCAGGATGTATTTGACAT GTTAGGAGACTTAGTCCCAAATACACCACATACTGCTGCGAAACCCGTCAAGCGGAAAGCTGGATTTGACACTCCTTTGACGTCCAAGGTGAGCAAAGGAGGAGACTTCAGCTCCCCATTGAATGCCCGCACTCCTATCAAACTATCCGGTGGGGCATCTAACCTACCTGC TCCCACCCCTTTCTCCGAACGCAAGAATAACGGGGAGATATTGGAAACCCTAAATCCCAACCTCCCGGCGGCTCAGGCCCCCGTAGCCCCGTATTCGGAGGCGCGCATAAAGTTGGCAGCAAACACGGACATCAAAAAATTCTCATACAAACCAATGGCTATGAAATTGTCTGAATGCTCCGAAGTCCTCGACGACCGGATAGACGAGTTCGCGGCTGTGTATCAAAAGCAACATAGTTCGGATGATACGCCTTTTGGGAATGCAGCTCACCAAAGCACCAGGAAAGTTATCGCCGTAGGTAGAATTGCTTCTGACAGTATGGAAGGCAGGCTAAACACGGCATCTTTGGTTTTTGAAATGTCTCGACGCACGGGTGCTGGTTTGCGCGTGCCTCTCAAGGTCGACTCACTACCATCAGTCCAATTGTTTCCAGGTCAAATTGTCGCAATCAAGGGAATTAACGCTTCCGGCGAATATTTCTCTGCTCTTGAAGTTCTACAGCCTCCCTTTCTTCCTCCTGCTGCTTCCTCCCCCGAAATTATAAGTTCTATAAATGAGCGACTCAGCGAGTCAGGCAGTGCACCCTTAAACATACTCGTTGCCTCAGGACCATATACAACGGACGACAATTTGAACTTCGAGCCCCTGAACGAACTTTGCGCCAAAGCTGCTGAGCAGTCTATTGATACATTAGTATTAACAGGGCCTTTTCTTGATATTGAACATCCGTTAATTGCCACCGGAGACTTTGATCTTCCAGAAATAAATGGCCTAGATCCTGATACTGCGACACTCTCAGTTCTTTTCAGGTACTGTATCTCACGTCCACTGCATCGACTGGCCATGGCCGTACCTAGCATCACCATTGTTTTAGTTCCTTCTGTGCGCGATGCAGTGAACAGACACGTATCCTGGCCCCAGGATATGCTACCAAGGTTGGAACTTGGACTACCTAAACAAGTACGCATGGTACCTAATCCTGTTACCATATCTTTGAATGAATCTGTTTTTGGCCTATGCTCGTATGACGTCTTATACGAGTTGAGACGAGAAGAAGTGCTAGGCGGAAAGCCGACAGAAGGGAATTTGTTGACGAGATTATCACGGTATCTTATTGAGCAACGACACTTTTCTCCCGTTTTTCCACCGTCTGCTAGAGAGCATCTACCAAAGTCTGGCACCGAAAATGGAATTGCGACAGGCGCCATGCTGGACCTTAGATATTTGAAATTGGGAGAGTGGTGGAATGTCCAACCGGATGTTCTCATTATCCCTAGCGTTTTACCACCATTCGTCAAG GTTATTGAGGGTGTTTTGGTGATTAACCCAGGCACTGTATCCAAGAGGAGAGGGCCAGGAACCTACGCACAACTCGCAGTGCATCCACGGGTGCTCACGGAGGAAGAACAGGACGCGAAATATATTAATCATAGACTGTTCGAAAGGGCGAGGGTTGATATCATTAGGATTTAA
- the KLP7 gene encoding Kinesin (EggNog:ENOG410PJZQ~COG:Z~BUSCO:3326at33183), with product MSLDPRFYNSIAHLPPRPSLSHSSSNYPPEYGSFTPSMASFTSASVAGVRSTASSPSLRSKERIIAPATRPGTPMNGGGGGGNVKVVVRVRGFLPREIQRGAHCLVHMNPATQSTTLLAPSGAQGQTSKVQSRSKVVEDKTFTFDNSFWSHDEDDPHYATQEDVYNCLGEEFLDHNFEGYHTCIFAYGQTGSGKSYTMMGTPENPGLIPRTCEDLFQRIENSQSPDVTYHVRVSYFEVYNEHVRDLLVPRTDTPYYLKIRESPTDGPYVKDLTDVPVRNFAEVLRYMRKGDASRTTASTKMNDTSSRSHAVFTIMLKQIHHDLTTDETIERTARIRLVDLAGSERAKATEATGQRLREGSNINKSLTTLGRVIAALADNRPGRARKNKDIVPYRDSILTWLLKDSLGGNSKTAMIACIAPSDYEETLSTLRYADQAKRIRTRAVINQDHVSAAERDAQIAEMAETIRTLQLSVSQQAVSKRDMEMQNEKLEEYQKQVTKLQRLMEETKMVSENKIRQLQTENEALRLHLRLALDSLKNPIPPVEVIKRRNRNSSPALASAKEEVKSEKDRDKENTAPQEPPDLIWEDSISELDVEVQAEMEDLLSDLSFFRRKLADDCERFGVKRRSRGDRKTLSEVSMNR from the exons ATGTCTTTGGACCCGCGCTTTTACAATAGTATTGCCCACCTCCCGCCGAGACCGTCTTTGTCGCATTCCTCGTCAAACTACCCGCCCGAATATGGAAGTTTTACGCCGAGCATGGCTTCTTTCACATCAGCGTCCGTGGCGGGAGTTAGGTCAACTGCGTCGAGCCCGTCGTTGCGATCGAAAGAGAGAATAATAGCGCCCGCGACCAGGCCTGGAACTCCCATGAATGGAGGCGGGGGCGGAGGAAACGTCAAGGTGGTTGTCAGAGTCAGAGGGTTCTTACCGAGGG AGATACAACGTGGAGCGCACTGTTTAGTTCATATGAACCCGGCTACTCAGAGCACAACGCTCTTGGCACCGTCTGGAGCTCAAGGCCAAACCTCTAAGGTGCAAAGTCGAAGCAAGGTGGTCGAAGATAAGACATTTACGTTTGATAATTCCTTTTGGTCGCATGATGAAGACGATCCCCACTACGCAACCCAAGAAGACGTGTATAACTGCCTGGGAGAAGAGTTTCTTGATCATAACTTCGAGGGTTACCACACGTGTATATTTGCTTATGGTCAAACAGGATCCGGAAAGAGTTATACAATGATGGGAACCCCCGAGAACCCAGGTCTAATCCCCCGAACGTGCGAAGACCTCTTCCAGCGAATCGAAAATTCCCAGTCGCCCGATGTGACGTACCATGTTCGAGTGTCATATTTTGAAGTATACAATGAACATGTTCGCGATTTGCTCGTGCCGAGAACAGATACGCCCTACTATCTGAAAATTCGAGAATCTCCCACAGACGGGCCATATGTGAAAGATCTCACCGATGTTCCCGTTCGAAATTTCGCAGAGGTGTTACGCTACATGAGAAAAGGAGACGCGTCCCGGACGACCGCAAGTACCAAAATGAACGATACTAGCTCGCGATCCCATGCAGTTTTCACTATCATGTTGAAACAAATACACCATGATCTTACCACTGATGAAACCATTGAGCGCACTGCAAGAATTCGACTGGTGGATCTAGCGGGATCAGAACGAGCGAAAGCAACCGAGGCAACTGGGCAGCGGCTACGAGAAGGGTCGAACATTAACAAATCGCTTACCACATTGGGCCGCGTGATAGCTGCATTAGCAGATAATAGACCTGGACGTGCTCGTAAAAATAAGGATATCGTTCCATATCGTGACTCTATCTTGACTTGGCTACTTAAAGACAGCTTAGGAGGGAATTCAAAAACGGCAATGATTGCGTGTATCGCTCCGTCAGACTACGAAGAAACGCTATCAACACTCCGCTACGCCGACCAAGCCAAGCGTATCCGAACCCGGGCAGTTATCAACCAAGATCATGTCTCAGCTGCAGAGAGAGACGCACAGATTGCAGAGATGGCTGAGACTATTCGCACACTTCAATTGAGTGTCAGCCAGCAAGCCGTCTCTAAACGTGACATGGAAATGCAGAACGAAAAGCTTGAGGAATACCAAAAGCAAGTGACAAAGCTCCAAAGACTGATGGAAGAAACCAAAATGGTCAGTGAAAACAAGATTCGACAGCTTCAGACCGAAAATGAAGCTCTAAGGCTTCATTTGCGTCTTGCATTGGACAGTTTGAAGAATCCGATACCCCCTGTTGAAGTGATCAAGAGGCGTAATCGGAATAGTAGCCCCGCTCTAGCATCAGCTAAGGAAGAGGTTAAGAGCGAGAAGGATCGAGACAAAGAAAACACCGCACCACAAGAGCCACCGGATCTTATCTGGGAGGATTCCATCAGCGAACTGGATGTCGAGGTGCAGGCCGAGATGGAGGATCTTCTTTCCGACCTAAGCTTCTTCCGACGTAAGCTGGCCGACGATTGTGAAAGGTTCGGCGTAAAACGACGGAGTCGCGGGGATCGCAAAACACTTTCTGAAGTTTCGATGAATAGATGA
- a CDS encoding uncharacterized protein (EggNog:ENOG410PR4F~COG:S~BUSCO:16806at33183), whose protein sequence is MSKDSSPTYIHFHHPRLADLFEDFNRPYTSAASISSANNPSSIANPAHHAQNQSIPASQTPSFLPIEDIFVLPQFQPVNPEDEDDVVPDQHAAFGITRAMDGRRETVWRDLGLEELMRGVRLGGAERKGGGEGDLVGSRARRMRRVVCLR, encoded by the exons ATG TCCAAAGACTCCTCACCCACGTATATCCATTTCCACCACCCCCGCCTCGCCGACCTTTTCGAAGATTTTAATCGCCCATACACCTCTGCGGCCAGCATATCCTCTGCAAATAACCCTTCATCGATCGCTAACCCAGCCCACCACGCCCAAAACCAATCCATACCAGCATCCCAAACCCCTTCTTTCCTCCCCATCGAAGACATTTTTGTCCTTCCGCAATTTCAACCTGTGAATCCTGAAGATGAGGATGACGTGGTTCCAGATCAGCATGCGGCATTTGGAATTACGAGGGCGATGGATGGGCGGAGGGAGACTGTTTGGCGCGATCTGGGGTTGGAGGAGCTGATGAGAGGGGTAAGGCTTGGTGGTGCGGAGAGGAAAGGTGGTGGGGAAGGAGACTTGGTGGGGAGTCGAGCAAGGAGAATGAGGAGGGTTGTCTGTTTGAGATGA
- a CDS encoding uncharacterized protein (BUSCO:231468at4751~EggNog:ENOG410PFQ0~COG:J) translates to MTQSAVQHHRHHATTAEKNSNGNIAVDKEILRTDAIMWAPQGVVNSRVPQLSGGESSTKKGDRASAAATSGSPSAAMNGGVEKKKDEEKGVDGKQTTEKKDKPEGAANAPKLSNAELKKRAKAEKAARRAKEKQEREQQAGPAAQSQAGQQPGGPKKGDNKQSQKKGEGQKAQKQGAGPAVVAQRRGSVHVPAAEAKKKKKKAENENIVAVFGHLPWHSRRAGIAGVGKEIHPAVVALGMQLRDYVICGSSARCVATLLALRRVVQAYITPIGTSLSRNLTTYLSHQINYLTTCRPLAISQGNAIRALKLEITTIDPGDSEDEAKQQIYDYIDNYIREKYTVASQVIANSAAEKIKDGDVILCYANSSVVQKALLTAHAQGKKFRVFIVDTRPLFEGKNLARTLSKAGLEVQYSLINGIAYAIREATKVFLGAHAMTSNGCLFSRVGTALVAMSAKERVGGIDIPVIVCCETAKFTDRVALDSIVVNEIAEADDLVGIEPSEQVTQLSPPTPAPTRKGGSTKSAGANADTSSLASSLGPTSLVTDHNRPLQNWREMKHLQLLNIMHDVTPAQYIDMVITEMGSLPPSAVPIVHRMSTESEDSKHY, encoded by the exons ATGACTCAATCCGCCGTTCAGCACCATCGTCACCACGCTACCACCGCCGAGAAGAACTCTAATGGCAATATCGCTGTCGACAAGGAAATTTTACGCACTGATGCAATTATGTGGGCTCCACAGGGCGTTGTGAATTCCCGTGTGCCGCAATTGAGCGGAGGTGAGTCATCAACGAAGAAAGGTGACAGAGCAAGTGCGGCCGCGACTTCTGGTTCTCCTTCTGCGGCGATGAATGGTGGggttgagaagaagaaggatgAGGAGAAGGGCGTGGATGGGAAACAAACTACGGAGAAGAAAGATAAGCCTGAGGGCGCTGCCAACGCGCCGAAGTTGTCCAATgcagagttgaagaagagggcTAAGGCTGAGAAGGCTGCGAGACGGGCGAAAGAAAAGCAGGAGCGTGAACAGCAGGCTGGTCCAGCTGCGCAGTCGCAGGCGGGCCAGCAGCCTGGTGGGCCGAAGAAGGGAGATAATAAACAGTCGCAGAAAAAGGGTGAGGGCCAAAAGGCTCAGAAGCAGGGCGCGGGACCGGCGGTGGTTGCGCAACGGAGGGGATCAGTACATGTTCCTGCCGCAGAggccaaaaagaagaagaagaaggctgaGAATGAGAATATTGTGGCTGTTTTTGGACATCTGCCGTGGCATTCTCGCCGTGCTGGGATTGCGGGTGTCGGTAAAGAGATTCACCCTGCTGTCGTTGCTCTCGGAATGCAGCTGCGGGATTATGTGATTTGCGGAAGCTCAGCGAGATGCGTTGCGACATTGCTGGCTTTAAGAAGG GTTGTTCAGGCATATATTACACCGATCGGCACGTCCCTCTCTCGCAATCTGACCACGTACCTTTCCCACCAGATTAACTACCTGACGACGTGCCGTCCTCTCGCAATCAGTCAAGGAAATGCCATTCGTGCGTTGAAATTGGAGATCACAACCATTGATCCTGGtgattctgaagatgaagcGAAGCAACAGATTTACGACTATATAGACAACTACATCCGTGAAAAGTATACTGTGGCTTCTCAAGTAATCGCCAACAGCGCTGCAGAGAAGATCAAAGATGGGGACGTTATACTTTGCTATGCAAACAGCAGTGTCGTTCAAAAAGCCCTGCTTACAGCGCATGCGCAAGGCAAAAAGTTCCGCGTTTTCATCGTTGATACCCGACCCCTCTTCGAGGGAAAGAATCTTGCTCGTACACTATCCAAGGCTGGCCTGGAGGTGCAGTACTCGCTTATCAACGGAATCGCATATGCTATCAGGGAGGCAACAAAGGTATTCCTAGGCGCTCACGCCATGACCAGCAATGGATGCCTCTTCTCAAGAGTTGGAACAGCACTCGTCGCAATGTCGGCGAAGGAGAGAGTGGGAGGTATTGATATTCCTGTCATCGTATGTTGCGAAACAGCCAAATTCACGGACCGTGTTGCCCTCGACAGTATCGTCGTGAACGAAATCGCAGAAGCGGATGACTTAGTGGGTATCGAACCGTCAGAACAAGTTACCCAATTATCGCCGCCCACACCCGCACCAACTAGAAAGGGTGGTTCTACCAAATCCGCCGGAGCGAATGCAGATACCAGTTCACTAGCCTCGTCGCTTGGCCCTACATCCCTGGTGACTGATCACAATCGGCCGCTGCAGAATTGGCGAGAGATGAAGCACCTACAACTGCTAAATATAATGCATGATGTTACGCCGGCGCAATATATTGACATGGTCATCACAGAAATGGGAAGCTTACCTCCCAGTGCTGTGCCCATTGTGCACCGGATGAGTACCGAATCCGAAG ACTCGAAGCACTATTAA
- a CDS encoding uncharacterized protein (EggNog:ENOG410PGTU~COG:S): MWEMGFAQARQYLSRLYRRTPRKAAESESDRSESTTRFAPATINLAQKLELCASNTPKTLDLDIADQALAQRSQNNNDSSQVDVRKQHSSQYSVSAVTVETPTNQAGQQSLSNISNIRCASSRHNKDSFLSVSQTPRSDELVPAKKLRRSPRAEALALRPKPDDQLTSRHTSNQSIFSEKSNTTVHRYPSKRCQSPIATLDAFISQRAIDPFSDSHAIRQASEGSSRHRSSQNTTDRGHSAELGSSHDFLVPELKHGMHSVTLPAAPSGNHSISRIPSNSSDGTSRRILERKSTARREFARSKAFLAFNTSAPYFGLESLTSPKMHTQTLATPAVNQPNSFLRRIRTAKSTLTIGRKKGVRQKLRRMKTLESLTAQYRPGSLTGRTLEDLSRLGGESILSKLPPRYFPGTLKLPTCIAATVNALITHGTALPFIHREPGKPELINALYSYYAGQVLGAEKLKYKINKTMRPIDLPMEQINARERGRADKYMHVISTVLKHFLAEIPGGIFGSVRLFHALEGIYANEFSHMSSRYDPGRKHYLPEIAPSLAAKVRMIALAMMALTTDAQLELIFSIFGLLAVTADESHVMKQFHYDCLHPKLECDRCAGLTDSIQLGEDFGHLLCGIREPESAVGCKTYQETHAANIATMLIILWKDISRQFCRWELIEA; encoded by the exons ATGTGGGAGATGGGATTTGCACAAGCTCGACAGTATTTATCCCGACTTTATAGGAGAACACCGAGGAAAGCGGCCGAATCAGAATCAGACAGATCCGAGTCCACCACTCGTTTCGCGCCTGCGACGATCAATTTGGCTCAAAAGCTAGAGCTCTGTGCCAGTAACACTCCTAAAACACTTGATCTCGATATTGCAGACCAAGCATTGGCTCAGCGCTCACAGAACAACAACGATTCCTCACAAGTTGATGTGCGGAAACAGCACAGCTCACAATACAGCGTCTCAGCTGTCACAGTCGAAACGCCTACCAATCAGGCTGGGCAGCAATCCCTTTCCAACATCTCCAACATCCGATGTGCTTCAAGTCGCCACAATAAGGATTCATTCCTCTCAGTTTCTCAGACTCCCCGCTCGGATGAATTGGTCCCTGCTAAGAAGCTGAGAAGGTCACCGAGAGCAGAAGCTCTTGCACTCAGGCCGAAGCCAGACGATCAGCTCACGTCAAGGCATACGAGTAACCAAAGCATCTTTTCCGAAAAGTCTAATACGACTGTGCATCGCTACCCCTCGAAAAGATGTCAGAGTCCAATAGCTACGCTAGATGCGTTCATCTCTCAACGGGCCATTGATCCTTTTTCCGATAGCCATGCGATCAGACAGGCTTCAGAAGGGTCGTCACGTCATCGATCCTCACAGAATACGACTGATCGAGGCCATAGTGCTGAACTGGGAAGCTCCCATGACTTCCTGGTTCCCGAACTTAAGCATGGTATGCATTCGGTGACCTTACCTGCTGCACCAAGCGGCAATCATTCGATCTCGAGGATACCAAGTAACTCATCCGACGGCACCTCGCGGAGAATCCTGGAAAGGAAAAGCACCGCACGGAGGGAATTCGCGAGGTCTAAGGCATTCCTTGCATTCAATACCTCTGCTCCATATTTTGGACTTGAGTCCCTTACCTCACCCAAAATGCATACACAGACCTTAG CTACCCCGGCGGTCAACCAGCCCAATTCCTTTCTCCGTCGGATCCGGACGGCGAAATCAACCTTGACAATAGGACGAAAGAAAGGTGTCAGGCAGAAACTGAGACGCATGAAGACTTTGGAAAGCCTCACAGCACAGTATCGCCCGGGCTCGTTGACAGGTAGAACTTTAGAGGACCTTTCTCGCCTTGGAGGAGAAAGCATATTGTCAAAGCTTCCCCCCCGATACTTTCCTGGGACACTGAAGCTTCCAACTTGTATCGCAGCAACCGTTAACGCATTGATAACACATG GTACCGCTCTTCCATTTATCCACAGGGAGCCGGGCAAACCAGAGTTGATTAACGCTTTGTACAGCTATTATGCAGGGCAAGTTTTGGGTGCGGAGAAGCTTAAGTATAAGATCAACAAGACCATGAGACCGATAGACCTCCCCATGGAACAGATAAATGCTCGCGAACGTGGCCGAGCCGACAAGTATATGCATGTCATATCTACTGTGCTCAAACACTTTCTTGCTGAGATTCCTGGGGGCATATTCGGTTCCGTACGCTTATTCCACGCGCTAGAGGGGATATATGCGAATGAATTTTCGCATATGAGTAGTCGCTACGACCCCGGCCGAAAGCATTATTTGCCGGAAATAGCGCCTTCTCTAGCAGCTAAAGTCAGAATGATCGCGCTTGCAATGATGGCATTGACAACTGATGCACAGTTGGAGCTCATTTTCTCCATTTTTGGTTTGCTCGCAGTAACGGCAGATGAATCTCATGTAATGAAACAATTTCACTATGATTGTCTCCACCCAAAATTGGAATGTGATCGCTGTGCAGGGCTCACAGACTCTATCCAGCTGGGAGAAGACTTTGGACATCTTTTGTGTGGAATTCGAGAACCTGAATCGGCGGTGGGATGCAAAACCTATCAGGAGACACATGCTGCCAATATCGCTACAATGTTGATTATCCTGTGGAAAGATATTTCACGGCAGTTCTGCCGGTGGGAGCTCATTGAAGCTTGA